In Phaseolus vulgaris cultivar G19833 chromosome 10, P. vulgaris v2.0, whole genome shotgun sequence, a single genomic region encodes these proteins:
- the LOC137818230 gene encoding hydroquinone glucosyltransferase-like: MAKTTHIVVIPSAGFSHFVPIIHFSKRLVQLHPHIHISCIIPMLGSLPAAAKPILQTLPPNISTIFLPPVNLHDLPQGLPAVVQIQLAMRHSMPSIHHTLQSVTSNTPHVAMVVDSFAAVALDLAHEFNMLSYVYFPISATTLSMHLNLPRLDKETTCEYRNLPHPIKLPGCVPFHGRDIYAQAQDRTSELYKMSLKRYTRCRAVDGIFVNSFLALEKGPITALKEERRGYPRVYPVGPLVQQSGDDDDDDAKGLEHCITWLDTQKVGSVLYVSFGSGGTLSREQMNELAYGLELSNHKFLWVVRAPNNTKADAAYLGGHNNVDPLQFLPCGFLERTKEQGLIVPSWAPQVQVLSHSAVGGFLSHCGWNSSLESVVHGVPLITWPLYAEQRMNSVVLSEGLKVGVRPRVSEKGLVERVEIVQVIKCLMEGKEGREMQKRMKELKEEATIALKEEGSSTKTLSDLAEMWKKLAWENQIY; encoded by the coding sequence ATGGCGAAAACAACTCACATTGTGGTTATTCCCAGTGCAGGGTTCAGCCATTTCGTTCCCATTATCCACTTCTCAAAGAGACTGGTTCAGCTTCACCCACATATTCACATCTCCTGCATCATTCCCATGCTAGGTTCTCTCCCAGCTGCTGCAAAACCCATTCTCCAAACCCTTCCACCAAACATCTCCACCATTTTTCTTCCGCCAGTGAACCTCCATGACCTCCCTCAAGGGCTTCCCGCAGTGGTCCAAATTCAGCTCGCCATGAGACACTCCATGCCCTCCATCCACCACACTCTCCAGTCCGTCACTTCCAACACCCCCCACGTGGCCATGGTGGTTGATTCTTTTGCCGCCGTAGCACTTGATCTCGCACACGAGTTCAACATGTTGTCCTATGTTTACTTCCCTATATCAGCCACCACACTCAGCATGCACTTGAATCTGCCAAGGTTGGACAAGGAAACAACTTGTGAGTACCGAAACCTGCCTCACCCTATCAAATTACCTGGTTGTGTGCCCTTTCATGGCCGTGATATCTATGCTCAAGCCCAAGATCGAACGAGTGAACTCTACAAAATGTCACTCAAACGGTACACACGGTGCCGTGCTGTTGATGGGATTTTCGTCAACAGTTTCTTGGCATTGGAAAAGGGTCCTATAACAGCATTGAAAGAGGAGAGAAGAGGGTACCCTCGTGTGTACCCTGTTGGACCGCTTGTGCAACAAtctggtgatgatgatgatgatgatgcaaAAGGGTTGGAGCACTGTATAACATGGTTGGACACACAGAAAGTTGGTTCGGTTTTGTACGTTTCCTTTGGGAGTGGTGGAACACTCTCACGTGAGCAGATGAATGAGCTGGCTTATGGTTTGGAATTGAGTAATCACAAGTTCTTGTGGGTTGTGAGGGCACCCAATAATACAAAAGCTGATGCTGCTTACCTTGGTGGACACAACAACGTTGACCCTTTGCAGTTCTTGCCATGTGGGTTTTTGGAGAGAACCAAAGAGCAAGGTTTGATTGTTCCTTCATGGGCACCACAGGTTCAGGTTCTTAGCCACAGTGCAGTTGGTGGGTTTTTGAGTCACTGTGGCTGGAATTCGAGCCTTGAGAGTGTGGTGCATGGTGTGCCACTCATCACATGGCCACTGTATGCAGAGCAGAGAATGAATTCGGTTGTGCTGAGTGAGGGTCTCAAAGTGGGAGTGAGGCCAAGAGTTAGTGAAAAGGGGTTGGTGGAAAGGGTGGAAATTGTTCAGGTGATaaagtgtttgatggaagggaAAGAAGGAAGGGAAATGCAGAAGAGAATGAAGGAGTTGAAAGAAGAGGCTACCATTGCTCTCAAAGAAGAAGGATCTTCTACCAAAACCCTTTCAGACCTAGCAGAAATGTGGAAAAAATTGGCATGGGAAAACCAGATTTAttga